A region of Flavobacterium album DNA encodes the following proteins:
- a CDS encoding GlxA family transcriptional regulator codes for MKLGILLTKDHRLLSVAALLDVFETANRFYQEDGQQPLFAIDLLHLPEHDSISFPGHRAVQATEGAKYDLLLIPSFNHDGIGESLRANMGWVPWLQNQYKEGAAIASFCTGAFVLAATGLLDNRPATTHINAEAAFAKLFPLVQLQAEAVVTEKDRIYTSGGATNTFHLLMLLLEVYCSRKMAVRAAKVFSIDLDRNRQTYFGTFTPAEDHGDELVKQAQEEIKKKFSTANTIEELITDLPASRRNLVRRFKQVTGITPIEYLQKTRIEAAKQMLEQSRHSILEVMLESGYNDLKTFRSLFKKNVGMTPKMYREKFSGQMV; via the coding sequence ATGAAATTAGGAATACTATTGACGAAAGACCACCGCCTGCTGAGTGTAGCAGCATTGCTCGACGTATTTGAAACTGCCAACCGTTTTTATCAGGAAGACGGGCAGCAACCGCTATTTGCCATCGACCTGCTCCATTTGCCGGAGCACGACAGCATTTCCTTTCCCGGGCACAGGGCAGTACAGGCAACGGAAGGCGCTAAATACGACCTGCTGCTTATCCCATCGTTCAACCATGACGGGATAGGGGAGTCGCTCCGTGCCAATATGGGCTGGGTGCCGTGGCTGCAAAACCAGTATAAGGAAGGTGCCGCAATAGCCAGTTTCTGTACCGGGGCTTTTGTGCTTGCCGCAACGGGATTGCTGGATAACAGGCCTGCGACCACCCATATCAATGCCGAAGCCGCCTTCGCGAAATTGTTCCCCCTGGTTCAGCTACAGGCTGAAGCTGTTGTAACCGAAAAAGACCGCATTTACACCAGCGGGGGCGCGACAAATACCTTCCACCTGCTGATGCTGCTGCTCGAAGTGTATTGCAGCCGCAAAATGGCGGTAAGGGCAGCGAAGGTTTTTTCCATCGACCTGGATCGCAACCGGCAGACGTACTTCGGGACGTTCACTCCGGCAGAAGACCATGGCGATGAGCTTGTAAAACAGGCGCAGGAGGAAATAAAAAAGAAATTCAGCACTGCCAATACCATAGAAGAGCTCATCACTGATTTGCCCGCCAGCCGCCGCAACCTCGTGCGCCGCTTCAAGCAGGTCACCGGTATCACCCCAATAGAATACCTTCAGAAAACCCGCATTGAGGCCGCTAAGCAAATGTTGGAACAATCGCGCCACAGCATACTAGAAGTGATGCTTGAATCAGGCTATAACGACCTGAAGACCTTCCGTTCCCTATTCAAAAAGAATGTAGGCATGACACCGAAAATGTATCGGGAGAAGTTTAGCGGGCAGATGGTTTAG
- a CDS encoding carboxypeptidase-like regulatory domain-containing protein encodes MSSSSIIKILFALVFPILCSAQSAGLSGKVFDPSNKPLAFADAVVLTVPDSTAYKATFTDEAGRFEFKGLAHGNYVLKISTIGYADYFTSISLTGNTVLPNIVLKETATQLGAVVINSKRPIVNRKIDRLEFDVGNSILSSDNAWEILRKTPGVNVTSGGISIRGSNSILVTINDKKST; translated from the coding sequence ATGAGTTCATCATCAATCATCAAAATTTTATTTGCGTTAGTTTTCCCGATTTTATGCTCCGCCCAATCAGCGGGGCTTTCGGGTAAAGTATTCGATCCTTCAAACAAACCTTTGGCATTTGCCGATGCCGTTGTGCTTACAGTGCCGGACTCCACAGCTTATAAAGCCACGTTTACGGATGAGGCCGGGCGCTTTGAGTTTAAAGGCTTGGCTCACGGAAATTATGTCCTGAAAATAAGCACCATTGGCTATGCCGATTATTTCACGTCCATATCATTGACAGGAAACACAGTATTGCCCAACATTGTGCTGAAAGAAACCGCAACGCAGCTCGGCGCCGTTGTGATCAATTCCAAAAGGCCTATAGTCAACCGCAAGATAGACCGCTTGGAATTTGACGTGGGAAATTCCATTCTTTCTTCCGACAATGCATGGGAGATATTGCGTAAAACCCCGGGTGTGAATGTTACATCGGGCGGGATCTCGATACGCGGCAGCAACAGTATATTGGTAACCATAAACGATAAAAAGTCTACCTGA
- a CDS encoding sensor histidine kinase has protein sequence MKRKIYFLIAGCVITVAALAPIQGYFIYNTYKLYAKEANAKITQELLRLETTGELDTINHKWMRKTKQFMSDYTEGKVTRADYPRIMKGMSDSLSGEIQQCIAKDSALDNYNVTYTNYVTSALVCKDTTKPADTIFTGKMLLYGTNTQNVVESKASQSTWRDATKRLGIGAPESAFEVVTTRYYSIANWEKQVFARMSGLLIFSVLLLVFVVALFYLSIKNLITQKKIADIKTDFINNITHEFQTPLGALDIAVKTLQRKDNMLTEEQFGNSIAIIERQNRRMQKLFAQVTEASLTTGIETGQAQPISCEEVQDMISDFALSHPEITIECEMNATAIYMDKFHLGTIFANLLDNAVKYGADTIKIALSETDKETIITVSDNGMGIAEKEHKLIFDKFYRVEKGNIHTAKGLGLGLYYVKQIINAYKGIIRIESDKGRGSSFTISIPQA, from the coding sequence ATGAAGCGAAAGATCTATTTCCTTATTGCAGGATGCGTTATTACCGTCGCGGCCCTCGCGCCGATACAGGGGTATTTCATTTACAATACCTACAAGCTTTATGCGAAGGAAGCCAATGCGAAGATCACACAGGAATTGCTGAGGCTGGAGACTACAGGCGAGCTGGATACCATTAATCATAAATGGATGCGCAAAACCAAGCAGTTCATGAGCGACTATACGGAAGGCAAAGTAACGCGCGCCGATTACCCGAGGATTATGAAAGGAATGTCTGATTCGCTGTCGGGAGAGATACAGCAGTGCATCGCGAAAGATTCCGCCCTGGACAACTACAATGTTACTTATACTAATTATGTCACCTCAGCACTTGTATGCAAAGACACCACCAAGCCTGCGGATACTATTTTCACTGGAAAAATGCTTCTTTACGGCACCAATACGCAAAATGTAGTGGAAAGTAAGGCCTCGCAGTCTACGTGGCGTGATGCTACAAAGCGGTTGGGCATCGGCGCGCCCGAAAGCGCCTTTGAAGTGGTAACTACCCGCTATTACAGCATTGCCAATTGGGAAAAGCAGGTTTTTGCACGGATGTCGGGACTGCTTATATTCTCGGTACTGCTGCTTGTTTTTGTAGTAGCGCTCTTTTATCTTTCGATAAAGAATCTCATCACGCAGAAGAAGATAGCCGACATCAAGACCGACTTCATCAACAACATTACGCACGAATTCCAGACCCCGCTCGGGGCGCTTGACATTGCCGTGAAAACGCTCCAAAGAAAAGACAACATGCTTACCGAGGAGCAGTTTGGGAATTCCATTGCTATCATCGAAAGGCAGAACAGGCGCATGCAGAAGTTATTTGCACAGGTTACGGAAGCATCGCTCACAACGGGAATAGAAACCGGCCAGGCACAACCGATAAGCTGCGAGGAAGTGCAGGATATGATAAGCGACTTTGCGCTTTCGCATCCCGAAATAACTATTGAGTGCGAAATGAATGCTACTGCTATTTATATGGATAAGTTCCATTTGGGGACAATATTTGCGAATCTGCTTGACAATGCAGTGAAGTATGGCGCCGATACGATAAAGATCGCGTTGTCTGAAACGGATAAGGAAACTATAATAACCGTGTCGGATAATGGCATGGGTATCGCCGAAAAAGAGCACAAACTGATTTTTGACAAATTCTACCGCGTAGAGAAAGGAAATATCCATACGGCAAAAGGACTTGGCCTTGGGTTGTATTACGTAAAGCAGATCATCAATGCCTATAAGGGTATTATCAGGATCGAAAGCGATAAGGGCAGGGGATCATCATTCACCATTTCAATTCCGCAGGCATGA
- a CDS encoding response regulator transcription factor — translation MKHILLAEDDFDYASILRQYLEISGFKVTWAKDGAEALTLYPETKPDICVFDVMMPKMDGFTLAESIIAAYPETPVIFLTAKGMKEDKIKGLKLGADDYVVKPFEADELVLRITNILKRSRRSSPVAVNEKSGTKMAIGSYIFDSSNYSLTHSTITHRLTEREAHLIQYLFENRNRMLKREDILLEVWGSDDFFSGRSMDVFISRLRKYFSEDASISITGYRGLGLEFMVR, via the coding sequence ATGAAGCATATCCTTTTAGCCGAAGACGATTTTGATTATGCCAGCATTTTACGGCAGTACCTTGAAATTTCAGGATTTAAAGTGACGTGGGCCAAAGACGGTGCCGAGGCATTGACATTGTATCCTGAAACGAAACCCGATATTTGTGTGTTTGATGTGATGATGCCAAAGATGGACGGCTTTACCCTTGCCGAAAGCATCATTGCCGCCTACCCTGAAACGCCTGTGATATTCCTGACCGCAAAAGGCATGAAGGAAGACAAGATAAAAGGCCTGAAGCTGGGTGCCGACGATTATGTGGTAAAGCCATTTGAAGCCGATGAGCTAGTACTGCGTATTACGAATATTTTAAAGAGGAGCCGGCGTTCATCCCCAGTAGCAGTCAATGAAAAAAGCGGGACAAAAATGGCTATCGGCAGCTATATATTTGACAGTTCCAACTATTCACTTACCCACTCGACCATAACGCACCGGCTTACCGAGCGCGAGGCACACCTGATCCAATACCTTTTCGAAAACCGGAACAGGATGCTGAAGCGCGAGGACATATTACTGGAAGTTTGGGGCAGTGATGATTTCTTTTCCGGCCGCAGCATGGATGTGTTCATCAGCAGGCTGCGAAAGTATTTTAGTGAGGATGCTTCTATATCTATTACGGGGTATCGCGGGTTGGGATTGGAGTTTATGGTTCGATAG
- a CDS encoding SRPBCC family protein: protein MNTILIIIAVIFVLPLVIALFIPKNYSVENEIIINRPKQEVFDYIKMIKNQDQYSKWVMRDPDMKRTFTGTDGTVGFIYAWNGNKQAGEGEQEITGVTEGELITAEIRFVRPFKAISHTYVVTEAMSEHSTKVIWGLTGKSNYPLNLMTAMMKGALAKDIGTSLVNLKNILENKR from the coding sequence ATGAATACGATCCTGATCATTATTGCTGTCATTTTTGTGCTCCCTCTGGTGATAGCGCTTTTTATTCCGAAGAATTACAGTGTGGAAAATGAAATCATTATCAACAGGCCCAAGCAGGAAGTTTTTGATTATATAAAAATGATCAAAAATCAGGACCAATACAGCAAGTGGGTAATGAGGGATCCCGACATGAAGCGCACTTTTACAGGGACCGATGGGACTGTAGGTTTTATTTATGCATGGAACGGGAACAAACAAGCCGGGGAAGGTGAGCAGGAAATAACCGGCGTTACCGAAGGGGAGCTTATAACTGCAGAGATCCGTTTTGTGAGGCCGTTCAAAGCCATATCGCACACCTATGTGGTTACCGAAGCCATGAGCGAACACAGTACCAAAGTCATTTGGGGGCTTACAGGCAAAAGCAATTACCCGCTAAACCTGATGACCGCCATGATGAAAGGCGCATTGGCTAAAGACATAGGCACCAGCCTGGTCAACCTGAAAAATATCCTTGAGAACAAGCGATAA
- a CDS encoding gliding motility-associated C-terminal domain-containing protein, whose product MKRGLRYLFGRTHFLFFLLMIGSANLSAQILTNGNFESGGSGVGFFVHDYTLINPVNGTSNPGFYARTKNPALMNSTYNAGGDHTTGTGNMLVFDGSNQANRYFWTTGDTGGAIGGFTAGTTYTFSFWIKSVSNAVTTDDATRASIGIFMVNANNMNPANPNFLAPLPSEGWVNIQYSFVATANNVMVRLKTNNAGPIGNDFAVDDFSITVGALPFVGSYTSLNPTCPTSTDGSITVNLAGGTLPYTAYTLTGSATMSNNSGIFNGLGEGTYNVSVSDSAGHTFTQTGIVLEAPNNLVLSAPVTACPGDTTPLTVSGGTGAYTWTASPADISITNPNSATQNVSPSVTTTYTVTSGTASAPVNLIQNSDFSLGNAAYITEYLQVADPNPFGIQTSYNIVTNPNAWFTAFSACGDNTTGSGNMMVFDGATNSDANVIAWSNQTPVAVTPNTDYTFTYHVASVSADSPARLEVFINGVSQGVPVTAPGTPCVWNEVSYNWNSGSNTTATFVIIDKNVADYGNDFALDDITFREAITCVYQKSVTVTVAPGVTPTFNAVAPICAGETLATLPTTSTNAITGTWSPALDNTTTTTYTFTPDAGQCAATATLTITVNQPTTVPTFAAVAPICAGDTLAALPTTSDNGITGTWAPALNNTATTTYTFTPAAGQCAATATLTITVNDPVMPTFATVAPICAGETLAALPTTSNEGITGTWSPALNNTATTTYTFTAAAGQCASNTIMTITVNAPVASTFASVAPICSGETLAALPTTSIEGFTGIWSPALNNTATTTYTFTPDAGQCASNATLTITVNQPVVATFAAVDPVCAGSAITALPTTSIEGFTGTWSPALDNTATTTYTFTPDAGQCAAAATLTITVNELPDFTISEGCEGNNYTLAAVQDDASNSQYAWYNTGGTQIGSGSSVVITAPGVYELVITRGGCSNSETINVLSTTCFGEIQRGISPNHDGLNDFFDLEAFDVKQLQIFNRYGMNVYTKANYQNEWYGQSDNGNELPDGTYFYVIDFADSTSKTGWIYSNRQH is encoded by the coding sequence ATGAAAAGAGGACTACGATACTTATTCGGAAGAACACATTTTTTATTCTTTTTGCTGATGATAGGGAGCGCTAACCTGAGCGCGCAGATATTAACCAACGGCAACTTCGAAAGCGGAGGCAGCGGCGTTGGTTTTTTTGTACACGATTATACCCTTATCAATCCGGTTAACGGGACGAGCAATCCGGGCTTTTATGCCAGGACTAAAAATCCGGCTCTTATGAACTCTACTTATAATGCCGGTGGCGACCATACTACAGGTACAGGCAATATGCTTGTTTTTGACGGTTCTAACCAGGCTAACAGGTACTTTTGGACCACAGGGGATACCGGTGGGGCGATAGGCGGCTTTACGGCAGGTACAACTTATACGTTCAGTTTCTGGATAAAATCGGTATCAAATGCTGTTACTACAGATGACGCTACAAGGGCCAGCATTGGCATTTTCATGGTAAATGCCAACAACATGAACCCGGCCAACCCCAATTTTTTGGCGCCTCTTCCGTCTGAAGGATGGGTAAACATACAGTATTCTTTCGTGGCTACGGCTAATAACGTAATGGTACGCTTAAAGACGAACAACGCAGGCCCGATAGGGAACGATTTTGCGGTAGATGATTTTTCAATTACTGTGGGGGCGCTTCCGTTTGTGGGGTCATATACTTCGCTTAACCCTACCTGTCCTACGAGTACAGACGGCTCTATTACCGTAAACCTGGCAGGAGGTACTTTGCCTTACACAGCATACACGCTTACAGGTTCGGCAACTATGTCAAATAATTCCGGGATATTCAATGGGCTTGGCGAAGGTACCTATAACGTGAGCGTTTCAGATTCTGCCGGGCATACTTTTACCCAGACAGGAATTGTACTGGAAGCGCCAAACAACCTGGTGCTGAGCGCGCCGGTAACCGCTTGCCCCGGAGACACAACGCCATTGACAGTATCGGGAGGAACAGGTGCGTATACCTGGACGGCAAGCCCGGCTGACATCTCTATCACAAACCCGAACAGCGCTACGCAAAACGTAAGCCCGTCAGTAACTACAACCTATACGGTTACGTCGGGAACGGCTTCTGCCCCGGTAAATCTTATCCAGAACAGCGATTTCTCACTCGGCAATGCTGCTTATATAACGGAATACCTTCAGGTAGCCGACCCGAACCCATTCGGTATTCAGACTTCCTACAATATTGTAACCAACCCTAATGCATGGTTTACGGCATTTTCTGCCTGTGGAGATAATACAACAGGCAGTGGCAACATGATGGTTTTTGACGGTGCGACCAATTCGGATGCGAATGTTATCGCCTGGAGCAACCAAACCCCGGTTGCCGTAACCCCTAATACCGATTATACATTTACGTATCATGTCGCTTCGGTATCTGCCGACAGCCCTGCAAGACTCGAAGTGTTCATTAATGGCGTTTCGCAGGGAGTTCCTGTAACGGCACCGGGTACGCCTTGTGTATGGAACGAGGTTTCGTATAACTGGAACTCCGGCTCCAACACTACTGCCACCTTTGTTATTATCGACAAGAATGTTGCCGACTACGGAAACGACTTTGCCCTTGATGATATTACCTTCAGGGAAGCTATTACCTGTGTGTACCAAAAATCGGTAACCGTTACAGTAGCACCGGGTGTAACACCAACATTTAATGCGGTTGCCCCGATATGTGCCGGCGAAACTTTAGCTACCCTTCCAACGACTTCTACCAATGCAATTACCGGAACATGGTCTCCGGCGTTAGACAATACAACGACAACAACTTACACTTTTACCCCAGACGCAGGACAGTGTGCAGCCACCGCTACATTAACGATAACGGTAAACCAGCCAACCACTGTACCAACGTTTGCTGCTGTTGCCCCAATTTGTGCAGGCGATACTTTAGCAGCGCTTCCAACAACTTCTGATAACGGAATTACCGGAACATGGGCCCCTGCGTTGAACAATACGGCAACAACGACCTATACATTTACACCGGCAGCAGGGCAGTGTGCCGCAACAGCTACGCTTACCATAACGGTTAACGACCCTGTAATGCCTACCTTTGCAACCGTTGCGCCAATTTGTGCGGGTGAAACACTAGCTGCTTTGCCAACCACATCAAACGAGGGAATAACAGGAACATGGTCACCCGCTTTGAACAACACTGCAACAACAACGTATACTTTTACCGCAGCAGCAGGGCAGTGTGCATCCAACACCATCATGACAATTACGGTTAATGCTCCTGTGGCATCTACCTTTGCCTCAGTTGCTCCAATTTGTTCAGGTGAGACATTAGCAGCATTGCCAACAACATCTATCGAAGGATTTACAGGCATATGGTCGCCTGCGCTGAATAATACAGCAACGACAACGTATACATTTACACCGGATGCAGGGCAGTGCGCTTCAAATGCGACATTGACAATAACCGTAAACCAGCCTGTAGTGGCTACCTTTGCGGCAGTTGATCCGGTTTGCGCCGGAAGTGCTATAACCGCATTGCCAACAACGTCTATCGAAGGCTTTACCGGAACATGGTCGCCTGCACTGGATAATACTGCAACTACAACCTATACCTTTACACCGGATGCAGGACAGTGTGCCGCAGCCGCTACGCTGACAATAACGGTAAATGAGCTTCCTGACTTCACAATCTCAGAAGGCTGCGAAGGAAACAATTACACCTTAGCGGCTGTTCAGGATGATGCTTCAAATTCACAGTATGCATGGTATAATACGGGCGGTACGCAGATAGGAAGCGGGTCTTCTGTAGTGATTACGGCTCCTGGCGTATACGAACTGGTTATTACCAGGGGAGGATGCAGCAACAGCGAAACTATCAACGTGCTTTCAACAACATGTTTTGGAGAGATCCAGAGAGGTATTTCGCCAAACCATGACGGACTAAATGACTTTTTCGACCTTGAAGCTTTTGATGTAAAACAGCTCCAGATATTCAACCGTTACGGAATGAACGTATATACTAAAGCGAACTACCAGAACGAATGGTACGGACAAAGCGATAATGGCAATGAACTGCCAGATGGTACATATTTCTATGTGATTGACTTTGCCGATTCAACGAGCAAGACAGGCTGGATATACAGCAACAGGCAGCACTAG
- a CDS encoding dihydrofolate reductase family protein, with the protein MRKLIFGINVTLDGCCDHTKGNANEEVHAYFTQLMREADVLVYGRKTYELMVPFWPDIAKNPSGSMSMDEFAKAFDAVGKIVVFSKTLEKAGGDKTTIFQKGLREEVLKLKQEEGKAIVTGGVDIPTQLMELGLIDEYHIMIHPVIAGEGRRLFDDISLPEQLQLKLAGSKVFQSGHMALRYVKE; encoded by the coding sequence ATGAGAAAGCTGATCTTCGGGATCAATGTCACCCTGGATGGGTGCTGCGACCACACCAAAGGAAATGCCAATGAAGAGGTGCATGCGTATTTTACACAGTTGATGCGGGAAGCTGACGTGCTTGTTTACGGGCGCAAAACCTATGAACTGATGGTTCCTTTCTGGCCGGATATCGCAAAAAACCCTTCGGGATCAATGTCAATGGATGAATTTGCAAAAGCATTCGACGCTGTAGGTAAGATCGTCGTTTTCTCTAAGACACTGGAGAAGGCAGGTGGAGACAAAACTACGATATTCCAAAAAGGGCTGCGGGAGGAAGTGCTTAAGCTGAAGCAGGAAGAAGGCAAAGCTATTGTAACCGGCGGTGTAGACATCCCAACACAACTTATGGAGCTTGGGCTGATTGATGAATACCACATTATGATCCATCCTGTTATTGCGGGAGAAGGAAGGCGGCTTTTCGATGACATCAGCCTGCCTGAACAGTTGCAGTTAAAGCTTGCCGGATCAAAGGTTTTTCAATCGGGGCATATGGCGCTACGGTATGTGAAGGAGTAA
- a CDS encoding outer membrane beta-barrel family protein, whose protein sequence is MENTDGGNIKSVEVITTPPSKYEAQGSAVLNIKMKKSTNEGYKGNVAGAYEQSMYPKGVVSSNHYYKGNRLSAYGGYMFGSGHYYGRNYATVKYKDESGNVSSVWKIREQAFYNATSQNSFNLNMEYQVDSLNTVAVGGNSFFSMKSTANIDVPTYIYDGNGVLDSLYHTKTRRDYPQKNNTLNGSFEHKFRKGKLVFMSDYTRHYFNQSQDVNTLFSLLGDAPYRSQLLASEDNRRISLFSAQADYSGTAGKYNFETGLRYGNVDAKNNFDYEQQVNGQPVAINGLTNEFLYNESVYAGYAGLDREIGKWGLKAGLRGEYTSLEGRAVTTAEVNRQEYFKLFPTLYTLYKASDDHQIGVSYGKRISRPPYSYLNPFRLYSTPYAYVTGDPHLQPAITHNFSLLYTLKNRHNFDLYYRYEKDPSLEVMIQDYTTNTIISKVTNIDHNFVAGLDYNSNLELKPWWQTGIQISTMYKEDTFQGADGSLQINSIVSFFGYMNHRFTLDKKKTWSAETGFYYASPGVSGAFTFGDMSSLSASFRKTFLNEKAELSLIFSDIYRGEKQTTTVRYANQDRKAYSYNDTQNFRIQFRYRFGNQKLGDKQRREADEKGRL, encoded by the coding sequence TTGGAAAACACCGACGGGGGGAATATAAAGTCGGTTGAGGTAATCACCACACCGCCATCAAAATATGAGGCGCAGGGCAGCGCCGTGCTCAACATTAAAATGAAGAAAAGCACCAACGAAGGCTACAAAGGCAATGTGGCCGGGGCTTATGAGCAAAGCATGTACCCGAAAGGCGTGGTATCCAGCAACCATTATTACAAGGGTAACCGCCTTTCGGCCTATGGCGGATACATGTTCGGGTCCGGGCACTACTATGGCAGGAACTATGCAACGGTAAAATACAAGGATGAGAGCGGGAATGTGTCCTCGGTCTGGAAGATCAGGGAGCAGGCCTTTTATAATGCCACTTCGCAAAACAGCTTCAACCTTAATATGGAGTATCAGGTAGACAGCCTCAATACAGTAGCTGTGGGAGGCAATAGTTTTTTTAGTATGAAAAGCACGGCTAACATTGATGTCCCAACCTATATTTATGATGGCAATGGTGTACTCGATTCCCTTTACCACACCAAAACCCGCCGCGATTACCCGCAGAAGAACAATACCCTTAACGGCTCTTTCGAGCATAAGTTCAGGAAAGGAAAGCTTGTATTTATGTCCGATTATACAAGGCATTACTTCAACCAGTCGCAGGACGTGAACACGCTTTTTTCATTGCTCGGTGACGCGCCCTACCGCTCCCAGTTGCTGGCCAGTGAGGATAACCGCCGCATCAGCCTTTTTTCGGCGCAGGCTGATTATAGCGGCACTGCAGGCAAGTATAACTTTGAGACAGGATTGCGCTATGGCAATGTGGATGCGAAGAATAATTTTGACTATGAGCAGCAGGTTAATGGTCAACCGGTCGCTATCAATGGGCTTACCAATGAGTTCCTTTATAACGAATCGGTTTATGCAGGCTATGCCGGGCTTGACAGGGAAATAGGCAAATGGGGGCTCAAAGCAGGGTTGCGGGGCGAATATACGTCGCTGGAAGGCAGGGCGGTAACCACTGCCGAGGTGAACCGACAGGAATATTTCAAGCTGTTCCCAACACTGTATACGCTTTACAAAGCTTCAGATGATCACCAGATAGGGGTATCGTATGGCAAGCGGATCAGCAGGCCGCCGTATTCCTACCTCAATCCGTTCCGCCTTTACAGCACGCCTTATGCGTATGTTACGGGCGACCCGCACCTGCAGCCGGCCATTACGCACAATTTCAGCCTGCTCTATACACTAAAGAACAGGCACAATTTCGACCTGTACTACCGTTATGAAAAAGACCCTTCACTTGAGGTGATGATACAGGATTATACTACCAATACCATCATCAGCAAGGTGACCAATATCGATCACAATTTTGTAGCCGGGCTCGATTATAACAGCAACCTGGAGCTGAAGCCGTGGTGGCAAACCGGGATACAGATAAGCACAATGTATAAGGAAGACACATTCCAGGGAGCAGATGGCAGCCTGCAAATTAACAGCATTGTAAGCTTCTTTGGCTATATGAACCATCGGTTTACGCTCGACAAGAAAAAGACATGGAGTGCCGAAACAGGATTTTATTATGCTTCGCCGGGCGTGTCAGGAGCATTTACATTTGGGGATATGTCCAGCCTGTCAGCCAGTTTCAGGAAGACCTTCCTGAACGAAAAAGCAGAACTCTCACTTATCTTCTCTGATATTTACAGGGGTGAAAAGCAAACCACAACAGTGCGTTATGCCAACCAGGACAGAAAAGCATATTCCTATAATGATACACAGAATTTCCGTATCCAGTTCCGCTACCGTTTTGGCAACCAGAAGCTGGGCGACAAGCAACGGCGCGAGGCAGATGAGAAGGGAAGGTTGTAG
- a CDS encoding SRPBCC family protein produces the protein MKILKKILIVILILVALSFVIALFVKNEVTVEREVVINKPRAEVFEYVRHIKNQDSFSVWNMADPDKKKSFTGTDGTKGFVYTWEGNDQVGAGDQEITGITEGSRVDMALRFRRPMEDEGTAYMTTDDAGEGSTKVKWGTTFINSYPKNFMNLFMDSMLGGDMEKSLGNLKQNLETK, from the coding sequence ATGAAAATTTTAAAAAAGATACTGATTGTTATCCTGATACTTGTTGCGCTTTCTTTCGTAATCGCGCTCTTTGTAAAAAATGAAGTTACGGTGGAGCGTGAGGTGGTTATCAACAAGCCCCGCGCGGAAGTATTTGAATACGTCAGGCATATTAAAAACCAGGACAGCTTCAGCGTATGGAATATGGCCGACCCGGACAAGAAAAAATCATTCACCGGGACAGACGGCACGAAAGGTTTTGTATATACCTGGGAAGGCAATGACCAGGTGGGAGCAGGGGACCAGGAGATAACCGGCATTACCGAAGGCAGCCGCGTGGACATGGCGCTCCGCTTCCGAAGGCCTATGGAAGATGAAGGGACAGCTTATATGACTACTGATGATGCAGGAGAGGGAAGTACAAAAGTAAAATGGGGAACGACCTTTATAAACAGCTACCCGAAAAACTTTATGAACCTTTTTATGGACAGCATGCTGGGCGGCGATATGGAGAAAAGCCTTGGCAACCTTAAGCAAAACCTTGAAACCAAATAA
- a CDS encoding DoxX family protein: MKRLLGPEPLNKNLAALLLRSLSGGLMIMHGLPKMQNYDQYVTDFNPIGLGNDVSLSLAIFGELICGIFILLGFLTRLSVIPMLITMVVAFFVVHAADEFMVKELSFVYMILAVVLFFLGSGKYSVDAILFRKKEHAGY; this comes from the coding sequence ATGAAACGATTATTAGGCCCCGAACCGTTAAACAAAAACCTTGCAGCTTTACTATTAAGATCCCTTTCAGGCGGACTAATGATCATGCACGGATTGCCAAAGATGCAAAACTACGATCAGTATGTTACCGACTTTAACCCTATTGGCCTGGGCAACGATGTTTCGCTTTCGCTTGCAATATTCGGAGAGCTTATATGCGGCATCTTTATACTGCTGGGCTTTCTTACCCGTTTGTCGGTTATTCCGATGCTTATTACTATGGTTGTCGCTTTCTTTGTAGTTCATGCCGCTGATGAGTTCATGGTAAAAGAGCTTTCCTTCGTGTACATGATTTTGGCTGTAGTGCTGTTCTTTCTTGGTAGTGGAAAGTACTCAGTGGACGCAATACTGTTCCGCAAAAAAGAGCATGCAGGCTATTAA